One Sporomusaceae bacterium FL31 DNA window includes the following coding sequences:
- the xylB gene encoding xylulokinase, with protein MEHILVIDVGTSSLKTMLYTSAGRLLNRASKEYHSEFYANHYVEQNPTTWKEALLATLKQSSEFIKTQNIHLDAIAVTSQRASVIPVTRDGQPLHHAIMWQDKRSTVQCDKMLAQFSLSEIYQHTGLRANPYFSVPKMMWLKDECPEIYDKAHKLIGVQDYVVYLLTGSFITDWTQACRTMLMNISTFDWDQDMLRITGISDSKLAELCAPGSRAGFLGSNIAGYTGLPQGIPVILGGGDQQCAALALNILRPGDAEANTGTGSFVIAHSETPQFDDQCRTLCSASALPGKWIAEAGIFNTGSVHRWFKEQYYPEGDDSYARMNEEAAKSPVGANGVVMLSHFEGSAAPYWNPLAKGMFFNLSLGSCRGDLVRAILEGIASEIAHNISLIENLVKDISAVSVAGGLVSLELFNQIQADAFNKPVIRYDNSEASSLGALMSASVTLGIYRDYTQAFHGICYTQPTIFKPNEINVEKYRKLFHRKNELYQALHQYGIYEVFSKPL; from the coding sequence ATGGAACATATTTTGGTCATCGATGTTGGCACGTCAAGTCTGAAGACCATGCTTTACACCAGCGCAGGCAGGCTGTTAAATCGAGCCTCAAAAGAGTATCATTCGGAATTTTACGCTAATCACTATGTGGAACAGAATCCGACCACTTGGAAAGAAGCACTGCTAGCTACGCTGAAACAATCGAGCGAATTTATCAAGACGCAAAATATTCACTTAGATGCGATAGCGGTGACTTCCCAGCGGGCATCGGTTATCCCTGTCACTCGCGACGGGCAGCCTTTGCATCATGCGATCATGTGGCAAGATAAGCGGAGCACAGTTCAATGTGATAAAATGCTTGCCCAATTCAGTCTATCTGAGATATACCAACACACTGGGTTAAGGGCGAATCCATATTTTTCTGTTCCCAAGATGATGTGGCTCAAGGATGAATGTCCAGAGATATACGATAAGGCTCATAAATTGATTGGTGTCCAAGATTATGTAGTATACCTGCTGACGGGTTCATTCATCACTGATTGGACTCAGGCCTGTCGGACCATGCTCATGAATATCAGTACGTTTGACTGGGATCAAGATATGCTGCGGATTACCGGTATTTCAGATTCAAAACTGGCCGAACTTTGTGCACCTGGCTCACGGGCAGGATTCCTTGGCAGCAATATTGCCGGTTATACTGGGTTGCCCCAAGGAATACCAGTCATCCTTGGCGGCGGGGATCAGCAGTGTGCAGCGCTGGCACTGAATATACTCAGACCGGGAGACGCTGAGGCTAATACCGGAACAGGGTCGTTTGTTATTGCTCATTCCGAAACGCCGCAGTTTGATGACCAGTGCCGGACTCTTTGCAGTGCATCTGCCCTGCCCGGTAAATGGATTGCAGAAGCAGGAATCTTTAATACCGGTTCGGTTCATCGCTGGTTCAAGGAACAATATTATCCCGAGGGAGATGATAGCTATGCACGTATGAATGAAGAAGCGGCCAAGTCGCCAGTCGGAGCAAACGGTGTAGTCATGCTTTCTCATTTTGAGGGAAGTGCCGCTCCGTATTGGAATCCTCTGGCGAAAGGAATGTTTTTTAACTTGTCGCTGGGGAGCTGCCGCGGTGATCTGGTGAGGGCTATTCTTGAAGGAATAGCGTCAGAAATTGCTCATAATATTTCGTTGATCGAGAATCTGGTAAAGGATATATCCGCGGTAAGTGTTGCCGGTGGATTAGTATCTCTAGAACTGTTTAATCAAATTCAGGCAGACGCATTTAATAAACCAGTTATTCGTTATGATAATAGTGAGGCGTCTTCTCTAGGGGCTTTAATGAGTGCATCTGTGACCCTAGGTATTTACCGGGATTACACTCAAGCTTTCCACGGCATATGTTACACACAGCCAACAATATTCAAACCGAATGAAATCAATGTAGAGAAGTATCGTAAGCTTTTTCACCGGAAAAATGAGTTGTATCAGGCGCTTCATCAGTACGGTATTTATGAGGTTTTCAGTAAACCATTGTAA
- a CDS encoding fructose-bisphosphate aldolase yields MMTNLATLLSDAQKGKYAVGSFNVYNYETIRGVIDAGKDLRYPTIVAFGANYLSNMELDEVAVLVDTMAAKADIPVVLHLDHCKSFETIIKAIKAGFTSVMYDGSSLPFAENMLKTSEIVAIAHAANVSVEAELGALAGGEFSNEEAAEEIYTNPDQAAQFVETTKVDALAVSIGTVHGMYKGTPRIDIGVLKRIAALVDIPLVLHGGSGTPEAIVKECIRHGIAKINVNTEISMYTIEKVKGLLDSGASCHLSQLALKEVGYIKEVVNKYATMFRSA; encoded by the coding sequence ATGATGACTAACCTAGCAACACTGTTGTCAGATGCTCAGAAAGGCAAGTATGCTGTAGGTTCGTTCAATGTATATAACTACGAAACCATTCGTGGAGTGATCGATGCAGGCAAAGACCTTCGCTATCCGACCATTGTAGCTTTTGGTGCAAACTATTTGTCCAACATGGAACTTGATGAAGTTGCTGTGTTAGTGGATACCATGGCAGCTAAGGCTGATATCCCTGTAGTTCTCCATCTTGACCATTGTAAATCGTTTGAGACAATTATCAAGGCTATCAAGGCTGGATTTACTTCGGTCATGTACGATGGATCAAGCTTACCATTTGCGGAGAATATGCTCAAAACATCCGAAATCGTTGCGATCGCTCATGCCGCTAATGTCAGTGTTGAAGCGGAATTAGGAGCTTTAGCAGGCGGTGAATTTTCTAATGAAGAAGCCGCAGAAGAAATCTACACCAATCCGGATCAGGCTGCCCAATTTGTAGAGACTACCAAGGTTGATGCCTTGGCGGTTTCAATAGGCACGGTTCACGGCATGTATAAAGGGACTCCGCGGATCGACATCGGAGTACTAAAGCGAATTGCAGCACTCGTAGATATACCACTTGTTTTGCATGGCGGTTCAGGAACACCCGAAGCTATCGTTAAGGAATGTATCCGTCATGGTATTGCTAAGATTAACGTTAATACTGAAATATCAATGTATACAATTGAGAAAGTCAAGGGTCTTTTGGACTCAGGAGCTTCATGCCACCTATCACAATTGGCGCTTAAAGAAGTCGGCTATATCAAGGAAGTTGTAAATAAATACGCGACAATGTTTCGTTCAGCCTAA
- a CDS encoding D-3-phosphoglycerate dehydrogenase — protein sequence MSRQMKAVLLGDAMIVGSEFEAATKKYLSEYVGVIKVGDWEPNWQKLQARRLEVEKQGPEIEEVDSLITAEGSDAELLAGLFVPVSSKVFDAMPKLRIAGVSRAGLENVNVQEATKRGILVFNIEGRNAEAVSDFAVGLMLSECRNIARAHYSIKNGQWRKEFSNSDWVPELKGKNVGIVGFGYIGRLVAQKLAGFGVNRLVYDPFANPEDVREAGCTLVDKETLFKDSDFVTLHARMSESTKNMVGEKELGSMKPTAYLINTGRAGLVDEKALLTTLKEKRIAGAGLDVFLDEPLKADSPFLTLDNVTLTTHIAGTTKEALTRSPEILMEDIGKLLKGEKPRFIINKEVLDNPEFKAWLAGVQS from the coding sequence ATGTCTAGACAAATGAAAGCTGTACTTCTCGGAGACGCCATGATTGTAGGTAGTGAGTTTGAAGCGGCAACGAAAAAGTATTTGAGTGAATACGTCGGAGTTATTAAAGTGGGAGACTGGGAGCCTAATTGGCAGAAATTGCAGGCACGACGCCTTGAAGTTGAAAAGCAGGGGCCTGAGATTGAGGAAGTTGACTCGCTAATTACAGCAGAAGGCAGCGATGCTGAATTGCTTGCAGGATTATTTGTGCCAGTTTCTTCAAAGGTATTTGACGCGATGCCCAAACTGCGTATTGCCGGCGTTTCTCGTGCTGGGCTGGAAAATGTCAATGTTCAGGAAGCGACCAAGCGGGGAATCTTAGTATTCAATATTGAAGGCCGCAACGCGGAAGCGGTGTCTGATTTTGCAGTTGGCCTTATGCTTTCCGAGTGCCGAAATATTGCCCGCGCTCATTATTCAATTAAAAACGGCCAGTGGCGGAAAGAATTCTCTAATTCGGATTGGGTGCCTGAACTTAAAGGAAAGAACGTGGGCATTGTCGGGTTTGGCTATATTGGCAGATTAGTGGCACAGAAACTGGCCGGTTTCGGTGTTAATCGTCTGGTCTATGACCCATTTGCTAACCCGGAGGATGTCCGTGAGGCAGGCTGCACGCTAGTTGACAAGGAGACACTCTTTAAAGACAGCGATTTCGTCACCCTGCATGCGCGCATGAGTGAAAGTACGAAAAATATGGTGGGCGAAAAGGAATTGGGCTCTATGAAGCCGACTGCCTATCTAATCAATACCGGCCGGGCAGGATTGGTCGATGAGAAGGCGCTGCTCACAACTTTAAAGGAGAAGCGAATTGCTGGTGCGGGACTCGATGTTTTCTTGGATGAACCACTTAAAGCAGACAGTCCGTTCCTGACACTCGATAATGTAACTTTGACCACTCACATTGCTGGTACAACGAAGGAAGCTCTTACACGCTCGCCTGAGATCCTTATGGAAGATATCGGTAAGCTTCTCAAAGGTGAGAAACCAAGATTCATCATTAACAAGGAAGTGCTGGATAATCCGGAATTCAAAGCTTGGCTGGCAGGTGTTCAATCATGA